In one window of Gammaproteobacteria bacterium DNA:
- a CDS encoding peptidoglycan DD-metalloendopeptidase family protein: MKRKYNSKFVRILTAAAVGVLIVAALAFASGGNHSLDRRAEPLPEVSAIHAARPSVALAIPSEPTIATPPALDQEQPTPAPSSVRIDDTTWLSIEVHPGDSLARIFKRQGIADQVQTVVSAGPEAGRLSRIRPGEQIRLSISDGKLYGLEYDIDNTRRLKVERSGEEMVSSIEQRPFETRTQTSSGIVRDSLFSAGKQAGLSDRIIMEIVAIFAWDVDFALDIRQGDSFTVVYEQYYRDGKMMGEGEIHAVEFVNQGKSHRAFRFTTADGRTDYFSPDGRSLKKQFTRTPVSIARISSRFNLRRKHPVLNRIRAHKGVDYAAPTGTPIKATGDGKVVHVGRKGGYGRTVILKHGSSYTTLYAHMSRYARGIKPGKYVRQGQTIGYIGKSGLATGPHLHYEFRVNGKHRNPLTVTFPQAQPLPARDSENFVQQTAELNRTLDEQRRATVALAMAVK; this comes from the coding sequence ATGAAAAGAAAGTATAATTCTAAATTCGTCCGGATTCTCACCGCGGCAGCGGTCGGCGTGCTGATCGTAGCCGCGCTGGCCTTCGCGTCGGGGGGGAACCATTCCCTAGATCGACGCGCGGAACCGTTGCCTGAAGTGAGCGCGATTCACGCGGCCCGGCCGTCAGTGGCGCTGGCGATTCCCTCCGAACCGACAATCGCCACGCCACCTGCCCTGGATCAGGAACAGCCGACTCCGGCCCCCTCCTCCGTACGAATTGATGACACGACGTGGCTATCGATCGAGGTCCATCCCGGAGATTCCCTGGCAAGGATTTTCAAGCGCCAGGGGATAGCTGACCAGGTGCAAACCGTGGTTAGTGCCGGCCCCGAGGCTGGCAGGCTGTCCCGGATCAGGCCCGGCGAGCAAATTCGCCTGAGTATCAGTGACGGCAAGCTGTACGGGCTCGAGTACGATATCGACAATACCCGCCGTCTGAAAGTCGAACGCTCCGGCGAGGAAATGGTTTCTTCGATCGAGCAGCGCCCTTTCGAAACCCGCACCCAAACGTCCAGTGGAATCGTCCGTGATTCCCTGTTCTCCGCAGGCAAGCAGGCCGGACTCTCGGACCGCATTATCATGGAAATCGTAGCGATCTTCGCATGGGATGTGGATTTCGCCCTCGATATCCGGCAGGGAGACAGTTTTACGGTTGTCTACGAACAATACTATCGCGACGGCAAGATGATGGGTGAAGGGGAGATCCACGCGGTGGAGTTCGTCAACCAGGGGAAATCCCACCGCGCCTTCCGTTTCACGACGGCCGATGGCAGGACGGACTATTTTTCCCCCGATGGGCGAAGCCTCAAGAAACAGTTCACCAGGACTCCAGTGAGCATTGCGCGGATCAGCTCACGCTTCAACCTGCGCCGGAAACATCCGGTTCTGAATCGTATCCGCGCCCACAAGGGGGTCGACTACGCCGCTCCCACGGGGACACCAATCAAGGCAACAGGCGACGGGAAGGTCGTTCACGTTGGAAGAAAAGGAGGCTATGGCCGGACCGTCATACTGAAGCACGGATCCAGCTACACGACGCTTTACGCCCATATGTCCCGCTATGCCCGCGGCATCAAGCCGGGCAAGTACGTCAGGCAGGGGCAGACAATCGGCTACATCGGGAAATCCGGTCTGGCGACCGGCCCGCATCTCCACTACGAGTTCAGGGTGAATGGAAAGCACCGGAACCCCCTCACGGTGACGTTTCCTCAGGCACAACCACTGCCCGCGCGAGACAGCGAGAACTTCGTGCAACAGACGGCCGAACTCAACCGGACGCTGGACGAACAGCGGCGTGCTACCGTGGCGCTGGCCATGGCGGTCAAATAG